Proteins encoded in a region of the Zea mays cultivar B73 chromosome 4, Zm-B73-REFERENCE-NAM-5.0, whole genome shotgun sequence genome:
- the LOC100194123 gene encoding transmembrane emp24 domain-containing protein p24beta2 isoform X1 — protein sequence MEWLSWRTVCCLSVLCTVLFLRPVEGIRFVIDREECFSHNVEYEGDTVHVSFVVIKADTPWHYSEEGVDLVVKDPNGAQVRDSRDKTSDKFEFIVQKRGVHRFCFTNKSPYHETIDFDVHVGHFSYFEQHAKDEHFAPLFEQIAKLDEALYNIQFEQHWLEAQTDRQAILNENMSRRAVHKALFESAALIVASVIQVYLLRRLFERKLGTSRV from the exons ATGGAATGGCTGAGCTGGAGAACGGTGTGTTGTTTATCAGTGCTGTGCACCGTGCTGTTCTTGCGCCCGGTCGAGGGCATTCGCTTTGTGATCGATAGAGAAGAGTGCTTCTCGCATAACGTGGAGTATGAGGGGGATACTGTCCATGTATCCTTCGTCGTCATCAAGGCTGACACCCCGTGGCATTACAGCGAAGAAGGCGTTGATCTTGTG GTTAAGGATCCTAATGGCGCTCAAGTCCGTGATTCTCGAGATAAGACTAgtgataagtttgagttcatagtTCAGAAGAGAGGCGTCCATCGCTTCTGCTTCACGAATAAATCCCCGTACCACGAAACTATAGACTTCGACGTGCATGTTGGCCATTTTTCATACTTCGAGCAGCATGCCAAAGATG AGCATTTTGCACCACTTTTCGAGCAAATAGCCAAGTTAGATGAGGCACTTTACAATATCCAGTTTGAACAGCACTGGCTAGAGGCCCAAACTGACCGTCAAGCAATAT TGAACGAGAACATGAGCAGGAGGGCAGTCCACAAGGCACTCTTCGAGTCGGCGGCACTGATCGTGGCCAGCGTCATCCAGGTCTATCTCCTGCGCCGGCTCTTCGAGCGCAAGCTGGGGACGTCTAGGGTATAA
- the LOC100284163 gene encoding lipid transfer protein precursor: MACTRRQLWWACLLAAWCCAGAAAAAQPPAADADPLQSRCQGDFGKLTDCMDYATGHAASPSSTCCGDAGGTQKARPECLCYIIQQVHAGRDQVQSLGLRFDRLLALPAACSLPNANVSLCINLLNLKPGSPDYALFANASKITPSAGGSPASDTAAGSAVIRLQAGVRGSVALAVVSAIVSSVF; encoded by the exons ATGGCCTGCACCAGGAGGCAGTTGTGGTGGGCATGCCTGCTGGCGGCGTGGTGCTGCGCCGGCGCCGCCGCGGCCGCCCAGCCGCCGGCGGCGGACGCGGACCCGCTGCAGAGCAGGTGCCAGGGGGACTTTGGGAAGCTGACGGACTGCATGGACTACGCGACGGGGCACGCGGCGTCGCCCTCGTCCACCTGCTGCGGCGACGCCGGCGGCACGCAGAAGGCGCGCCCGGAGTGCCTCTGCTACATCATCCAGCAGGTGCACGCGGGGCGCGACCAGGTGCAGTCGCTCGGCCtgcgcttcgaccgcctcctggcgctCCCCGCCGCCTGCAGCCTCCCCAACGCCAACGTCTCGCTCTGCATCA ACCTGCTGAACCTGAAGCCGGGCTCGCCAGACTACGCGCTGTTCGCCAACGCCTCCAAGA TCACGCCATCAGCCGGAGGCAGCCCGGCGAGCGACACCGCCGCCGGCAGCGCCGTTATCAGGCTCCAGGCTGGGGTCCGAGGCAGCGTCGCGCTCGCCGTGGTCTCTGCGATCGTCTCGTCAGTCTTCTGA